One Terriglobales bacterium genomic window, TAGTAGAAAAAGCCGGCGAGCAAGGTATCGAAGACGGTGCGGTAAGCCTTCAGGAAAGGCTGCACTTGGAGCGGCGCCGCAACCACGGTCCCAGGCACATCCGCCGCCGCGATGACGCTGGCAAAGAACAGCGCCAGCAGCCTGGCGTTGCGGTCCTCGGGCCGCAGGAAAAGCACCACCAGTCCAACAATCAAAAACAGGATTGGAAACGACCCGGTGATCTGGTTCGCGGCCGCAACTGCCCATGAAACGCGCGGCACAGTTTCACCCGCCTTGCGGAACGTTGCACGAATCGTAATCGGTTGCGGCTCACCGCTGCGCGCGATGGTGAGCACCACCTGGTCCCCGGGGCGTCCCTTGAGCCAGGCTTCCGTCAACAAACCGTTTCGAGCCACCGGTTTGCCGTTGACCGCCCTGATCTCATCCTTCACTTTCAGTCCGGCGGCTTCGGCCGGACTTTTCGCGTAGACCCGGTCAATGACGTAGCCGGTGGCTGTTTGCGTGGTGTCGAGTCCGAGCTCAACCCCGGGTTGCAGCCGGACGTAATACATCCATGCGGCACTGTAGAAAATGGTCGCCGCGGCGAACACAATGGCGGCCGCCAGGAACCATCTTTTACGCGTTGTTGTCGCTTGTGACGTCATGCCGCAGGGCGGAACGATCCAGTTTAGACGAGGCGGAGCTGCGCCTCACGGTCAACAACACCGGTGCTTTCGAAGTGACGCTGCAGCCCTAAATTGGGTCAGCGCGCCGGTTGCGGCGCCGGCGTGCTCGTCTGCGGCGATGCTCCCGGGAACTGTACGCGCGGCGCCTGCCGCGATCCTTCTTCCGCCTTGAAATAAGCGTCATTGCGGCTGAAGCCGCTCATGCCGGCAACAATGTTGTTGGGAAACAGCGCGATGTAGGTGTTGTAGTCCTGCACCACTTCGTTGTAACGGCGCCTCTCCACCGCGATTCGGTTCTCGGTGCCGGCAAGTTCGTCCTGCAGGCGCAGGAAATTTTCATTCGAGCGCAGTTGCGGGTAGTTTTCCACCACCACCAGCAGGCGGGCGAGCGCGCTGTCCAGTTGCGCATTGGCGGCAATCTTGTCCTGCGGTGTTCGACCGGAGATCAGCGCCGCGCGCGCGTTGGCGATATCGCGAAACACGGTTTGCTCCTGCGCCGCGAATCCCTTGACCGTTTCCACCAGGTTCGGAATCAGGTCGGCGCGCCGCTGCAAGACCACGTCCACCTGCGACCAGGCGGCGTTCACCTGCTCGCGCTTGCGCACCATTTCATTGCGCCGGCCGGCGTAGGTTGATCCCACCCAGATCACCAGCACCACGATCACCAGCAGAACGATGACGGCTACTTTCTTCATGGCAACGAATCCTTTCTGCTCTCAGCCTGCATTCTTAGCGGGCCCGCTGCCACTG contains:
- a CDS encoding LemA family protein, which produces MKKVAVIVLLVIVVLVIWVGSTYAGRRNEMVRKREQVNAAWSQVDVVLQRRADLIPNLVETVKGFAAQEQTVFRDIANARAALISGRTPQDKIAANAQLDSALARLLVVVENYPQLRSNENFLRLQDELAGTENRIAVERRRYNEVVQDYNTYIALFPNNIVAGMSGFSRNDAYFKAEEGSRQAPRVQFPGASPQTSTPAPQPAR